The following are encoded in a window of Sphaerisporangium siamense genomic DNA:
- the proB gene encoding glutamate 5-kinase, whose product MIDVDRVDALVDVLAARARAGTQIILVSSGAIAAGLGPLGLSARPRDLATQQAAASVGQGVLVARYTSSFARYGLRVGQVLLTADDMMRRSHHRNAQRTLARLLELGIVPVVNENDTVATDEIRFGDNDRLAALVAHLLHADALVLLSDVDALYDGDPRQPGARRIPLVRGPEDLDGVELGRSGRVGTGGMITKVEAARIATGAGVPVVLTAAAHAAQALAGADVGTCFQPDGRHPGTRLLWLAHATTGRGRLHLDAGAVAAVVGRRMSLLPAGVTLVEGDFTAGDPVDLCSPHGTPVARGLVNFDAAEIPDLLGRSTRELAASLGPEYERELIHRDDIVILDPVTESRSARHV is encoded by the coding sequence ATGATCGACGTGGACCGCGTGGACGCCCTCGTCGACGTCCTCGCCGCCCGGGCCCGCGCCGGCACGCAGATCATCCTCGTCTCCTCCGGCGCGATCGCGGCCGGGCTAGGCCCGCTCGGCCTGAGCGCCCGCCCGCGGGACCTGGCGACCCAGCAGGCTGCCGCGTCCGTCGGGCAGGGGGTGCTGGTCGCCCGCTACACCTCCTCCTTCGCCCGCTACGGCCTGCGCGTGGGCCAGGTGCTGCTCACCGCCGACGACATGATGCGCCGCTCCCACCACCGCAACGCCCAGCGCACACTGGCGCGGCTGCTGGAGCTCGGCATCGTCCCGGTGGTCAACGAGAACGACACCGTCGCCACCGACGAGATCCGCTTCGGCGACAACGACCGCCTGGCCGCGCTCGTCGCCCACCTGCTGCACGCCGACGCGCTGGTGCTGCTGTCGGACGTGGACGCCCTGTACGACGGCGACCCGCGCCAGCCGGGGGCGCGGCGCATCCCCCTGGTCCGCGGGCCCGAGGACCTCGACGGCGTGGAGCTCGGCAGGTCGGGCCGCGTCGGCACCGGCGGCATGATCACCAAGGTGGAGGCGGCCCGCATCGCCACCGGCGCGGGCGTCCCGGTCGTGCTCACGGCCGCCGCCCACGCCGCCCAGGCCCTGGCCGGGGCGGACGTCGGCACGTGCTTCCAGCCGGACGGCCGCCACCCCGGCACCCGCCTGCTGTGGCTCGCCCACGCCACCACCGGCCGGGGCCGCCTGCACCTGGACGCCGGGGCCGTGGCGGCCGTGGTCGGCCGGCGCATGTCCCTGCTGCCCGCCGGGGTGACGCTCGTGGAGGGCGACTTCACCGCGGGCGACCCCGTCGACCTCTGCAGCCCGCACGGCACGCCGGTGGCCAGGGGGCTGGTCAACTTCGACGCGGCGGAGATCCCCGACCTGCTCGGCCGTTCGACCCGCGAGCTGGCCGCCAGCCTGGGCCCGGAGTACGAGCGCGAGCTGATCCACCGCGACGACATCGTCATACTGGACCCCGTCACCGAGAGCAGGAGCGCGAGGCATGTCTGA
- the rsfS gene encoding ribosome silencing factor, with protein sequence MTASERSLQLVALAAEAAAEKLADDIIAYDVSEQLVITDAFLLCSASNDRQVRAIVDEIEERLRIEAHAKPVRREGEREGRWVLLDYLDIVVHVQHEEDRTFYALERLWKDCPAIALPDSVTRVAAQRSRGTAGE encoded by the coding sequence GTGACAGCATCTGAGAGATCGCTCCAGCTCGTGGCTCTCGCGGCCGAGGCCGCGGCCGAGAAGCTGGCCGACGACATCATCGCCTACGACGTGAGCGAGCAGCTGGTCATCACCGACGCCTTCCTGCTCTGCTCCGCCTCCAACGACCGGCAGGTCCGCGCCATCGTCGACGAGATCGAGGAAAGGCTGCGAATCGAGGCCCACGCCAAGCCGGTGCGGCGCGAGGGGGAGCGCGAGGGGCGCTGGGTGCTGCTGGACTACCTCGACATCGTGGTCCACGTCCAGCACGAGGAAGACCGCACCTTCTACGCCCTGGAGCGCCTCTGGAAGGACTGCCCCGCCATCGCCCTCCCGGACAGCGTCACGCGGGTGGCTGCCCAGCGGTCGCGCGGGACGGCAGGTGAGTGA
- a CDS encoding SPFH domain-containing protein, whose translation MAIFYVILVVLILGTALLAASVRVVRQFERGIVFRFGCVRSAIRGPGLALLVPIADRLEKVNLQIITMPVPAQDGITRDNVTVRVDAVVYFNVVDPMRVTIDVQDYMSAIGQVAQTSLRSIIGKSDLDDLLSNREQLNQGLELMIDSPALGWGVHIDRVEIKDVALPESMKRSIARQAEAERERRARVITADGELQASAKLSQAAEAMTQHPAALELRLLQTVVEVAAEKNSTLVLPFPVELLRFLERAAPGEETPGEEPGRSAAAAPSGTAPAQDDGPSISITPHVPDARRSEESTPVVGHPGR comes from the coding sequence ATGGCCATCTTCTATGTGATCCTCGTGGTCCTGATCCTGGGCACGGCGTTGCTGGCGGCGAGCGTGCGCGTGGTCCGGCAGTTCGAACGGGGCATCGTCTTCCGGTTCGGGTGCGTGCGATCGGCGATCCGCGGACCCGGGCTCGCGCTGCTCGTGCCGATCGCCGACCGCCTGGAGAAGGTCAACCTGCAGATCATCACGATGCCGGTGCCCGCCCAGGACGGCATCACCCGCGACAACGTGACGGTTCGCGTGGACGCCGTCGTCTACTTCAACGTCGTCGACCCGATGCGGGTGACCATCGACGTCCAGGACTACATGTCCGCCATCGGCCAGGTCGCGCAGACCTCGCTGCGGTCGATCATCGGCAAGAGCGACCTGGACGACCTCCTGTCCAACCGGGAGCAGCTCAACCAGGGCCTGGAACTCATGATCGACAGCCCGGCGCTGGGCTGGGGGGTCCACATCGACCGCGTGGAGATCAAGGACGTGGCGCTGCCGGAGTCGATGAAACGGTCGATCGCCCGCCAGGCCGAAGCCGAACGGGAGCGGCGGGCCCGCGTCATCACCGCCGACGGCGAACTACAGGCCTCGGCCAAGCTGAGCCAGGCCGCGGAGGCGATGACACAGCACCCGGCCGCGCTGGAGCTCCGCCTGCTCCAGACCGTCGTCGAGGTCGCCGCCGAGAAGAACTCGACGCTCGTCCTGCCCTTCCCGGTGGAACTGCTCAGGTTCCTGGAGCGAGCCGCGCCCGGCGAGGAGACGCCCGGTGAAGAGCCCGGCCGGTCGGCCGCAGCCGCGCCGTCCGGCACGGCGCCCGCCCAGGACGACGGCCCATCGATCTCGATCACGCCGCACGTCCCGGACGCCCGCCGCTCCGAGGAGTCCACGCCCGTCGTCGGACACCCTGGCCGCTAG
- the obgE gene encoding GTPase ObgE, with translation MAEFVDQVVLHIKAGDGGNGCASVHREKFKPLGGPDGGNGGRGGDVILEVDPNTSTLLDYHHRPHRKAGNGKQGMGSNRDGATGEDVLLKVPNGTVVKNARTGEVLIDLVGSGTRYVVAQGGFGGLGNAALASTKRKAPGFALLGEPGDEMDVVLELKTVADVALVGYPNAGKSSLIAALSAARPKIADYPFTTLVPNLGVVTAGETVFTVADVPGLIPGASQGRGLGHEFLRHVERCSTIVHVLDCATLEPGRDPLSDFEVIEGELAAYGELHDRPRLAVLNKADVPEARELAEMVRPMLEERGLRVFTISAATHEGLRELSFAVAEMVAAARAAKPVEEPTRLIIRPPQYGDVQFQVRRVDEHTFQVTGEKPERWIRQTDFSNDEAVGYLADRLERLGIEKALGEAGATEGAEVVIGPMEGGYVFDWHPTLDAAAVPGPRGSDNRIG, from the coding sequence GTGGCGGAGTTCGTCGACCAAGTGGTCCTGCACATCAAGGCCGGTGACGGGGGCAACGGCTGCGCGTCCGTCCACCGGGAGAAGTTCAAGCCGCTCGGCGGCCCCGACGGGGGCAACGGCGGGCGCGGCGGCGACGTGATCCTGGAGGTCGACCCGAACACCTCCACGCTGCTCGACTACCACCACCGTCCGCACCGCAAGGCCGGCAACGGCAAGCAGGGCATGGGCTCCAACCGCGACGGCGCCACCGGCGAGGACGTCCTGCTGAAGGTCCCGAACGGCACGGTCGTCAAGAACGCCAGGACCGGCGAGGTGCTGATCGACCTGGTCGGCTCGGGCACCCGCTACGTCGTCGCGCAGGGGGGCTTCGGCGGGCTCGGCAACGCCGCGCTGGCCTCCACCAAGCGCAAGGCGCCGGGGTTCGCGCTGCTCGGCGAGCCCGGCGACGAGATGGACGTCGTGCTGGAGCTGAAGACCGTCGCCGACGTGGCGCTGGTCGGGTACCCGAACGCCGGGAAGTCCTCGCTGATCGCGGCGCTGAGCGCCGCCCGGCCCAAGATCGCCGACTATCCGTTCACGACGCTGGTGCCGAACCTCGGCGTCGTGACCGCGGGCGAGACCGTGTTCACCGTCGCCGACGTGCCGGGGCTGATCCCGGGCGCCTCGCAGGGCCGCGGGCTCGGGCACGAGTTCCTGCGCCACGTCGAGCGGTGCTCGACGATCGTCCACGTCCTGGACTGCGCCACCCTGGAGCCCGGCCGCGACCCGCTGAGCGACTTCGAGGTCATCGAGGGCGAGCTGGCCGCCTACGGCGAGCTGCACGACCGCCCGCGCCTGGCCGTGCTGAACAAGGCGGACGTGCCCGAGGCCCGCGAGCTGGCCGAGATGGTGCGCCCCATGCTGGAGGAGCGCGGGCTGCGCGTCTTCACGATCTCCGCGGCCACCCACGAGGGCCTGCGCGAGCTGTCGTTCGCCGTGGCCGAGATGGTGGCGGCGGCGCGGGCGGCCAAACCGGTCGAGGAGCCCACGCGGCTGATCATCCGGCCCCCGCAGTACGGTGACGTCCAGTTCCAGGTCCGGCGGGTCGACGAGCACACCTTCCAGGTCACCGGCGAGAAGCCCGAACGGTGGATCCGCCAGACCGACTTCTCCAACGACGAGGCCGTCGGCTACCTGGCCGACCGGCTGGAGCGGCTCGGCATCGAGAAGGCGCTCGGCGAGGCGGGGGCGACCGAGGGCGCGGAGGTCGTGATCGGCCCGATGGAGGGCGGCTACGTCTTCGACTGGCATCCCACCCTCGACGCGGCGGCCGTCCCCGGGCCACGGGGCAGCGACAACCGCATCGGGTGA
- a CDS encoding protein kinase domain-containing protein — MGGLGRVGPYSMVERLGRGGMGEVYLAVGKRGEKVAVKILRDPIGDDPEARLRLDREVRALRRVESPYVARVLDCDLSGHRPYLVMEHIEGETLLDAVRRSGPLSGAQLIDLARGLAAAIAIIHACGVIHRDVKPANVVLGPDGPVLIDFGIAQVSDATRLTMTGTFLGTPGYSAPEVFAEEEVGEPSDVHSWAATVGFAATGRPTFGGGTVEAQMYAVLDGRADLAGVPGSLLPLVRAALNREPAKRPNAALLADRLSRLARATAPTRSRTGTRGADPSRTGSRGADPSRTGTRGADTPRPGTRGADTPRPGTRGADTPRADTPRPGARSRGEEAAVRAEEPPAREDGAADTPSGARRKPAQPRRPARPPAPADRARRTPAEAAGATAAERVRRAPGDQAAAGATGSRERARRTAANVKERAKAGVRQSVLGAGAAPATAAPPGGAVLIMLAMAAVPCVVASVIWPLATFAITGAFCVLARAWWGGHWLVRRRRSARVRGTLRVVSFPVTLIGAALTAAVWPGVPAAAIAASAFWVAAGGHMDDGWWTWSGPMTVAGVVFGVVCGGIVGREVERVGGHLPDLRREGLRALSVLGGFVALCAAAVRVLAWVLPHAF, encoded by the coding sequence GTGGGCGGCCTTGGAAGGGTCGGCCCGTACTCCATGGTCGAGCGCCTCGGTCGCGGTGGCATGGGCGAGGTCTATCTCGCCGTCGGCAAGCGCGGGGAGAAAGTCGCCGTCAAGATCCTTCGCGACCCGATCGGAGACGATCCCGAGGCGCGATTACGGCTGGACCGCGAGGTGCGGGCGCTGCGGCGGGTGGAGAGCCCGTACGTGGCCAGGGTCCTGGACTGCGACCTGTCCGGCCACCGTCCCTACCTCGTCATGGAACACATCGAGGGGGAGACCCTCCTCGACGCGGTCCGGCGGAGCGGGCCCCTCTCGGGCGCCCAGCTGATCGACCTCGCCCGGGGTCTGGCCGCCGCGATCGCCATCATCCACGCCTGCGGAGTGATCCACCGCGACGTCAAACCGGCCAACGTGGTGCTCGGCCCGGACGGCCCCGTGCTGATCGACTTCGGCATCGCGCAGGTGTCTGACGCGACCCGGCTCACGATGACCGGCACGTTCCTCGGCACGCCGGGGTACTCCGCGCCGGAGGTCTTCGCCGAGGAGGAGGTCGGCGAGCCGTCGGACGTCCATTCGTGGGCGGCGACGGTCGGGTTCGCCGCCACCGGGCGCCCGACGTTCGGCGGGGGCACGGTCGAGGCGCAGATGTACGCGGTGCTCGACGGGCGCGCGGACCTTGCAGGCGTGCCCGGCTCGCTGCTGCCGCTGGTGCGGGCCGCGCTGAACCGCGAGCCCGCCAAGCGGCCCAACGCCGCGCTGCTCGCCGACCGGTTGTCCCGCCTGGCCCGCGCCACGGCCCCCACCCGGTCACGCACCGGCACGCGCGGCGCCGACCCGTCGCGCACGGGTTCGCGCGGCGCCGACCCGTCGCGGACGGGCACGCGCGGGGCCGACACACCGCGTCCCGGTACGCGCGGGGCCGACACACCGCGTCCCGGTACGCGCGGGGCCGACACACCGCGCGCGGACACGCCGCGTCCCGGGGCGCGTTCCCGGGGCGAGGAGGCGGCCGTGCGCGCCGAGGAGCCGCCCGCGCGGGAGGACGGCGCGGCGGACACCCCGTCCGGCGCGCGGAGGAAGCCCGCGCAGCCGCGCCGTCCGGCCCGACCGCCGGCGCCCGCCGACCGCGCCCGCCGCACGCCCGCCGAGGCGGCAGGGGCCACGGCCGCGGAACGCGTCCGGCGCGCGCCCGGCGACCAGGCGGCGGCCGGGGCGACCGGTTCCCGGGAGCGGGCGCGGCGGACGGCCGCGAACGTCAAGGAGCGGGCCAAGGCCGGCGTCCGCCAGTCGGTGCTCGGCGCGGGGGCGGCCCCGGCCACCGCGGCGCCGCCCGGCGGCGCGGTGCTGATCATGCTGGCGATGGCGGCCGTCCCGTGCGTCGTGGCGTCGGTGATCTGGCCGCTGGCGACGTTCGCGATCACCGGGGCGTTCTGCGTGCTGGCCCGCGCCTGGTGGGGCGGGCACTGGCTCGTCAGACGGCGCAGGTCGGCGCGGGTGCGCGGCACGCTGCGGGTGGTGTCGTTCCCCGTGACGCTGATCGGGGCGGCGCTGACCGCCGCCGTGTGGCCCGGCGTGCCCGCCGCCGCCATCGCCGCGTCGGCGTTCTGGGTGGCGGCCGGCGGGCACATGGACGACGGATGGTGGACCTGGTCCGGCCCCATGACGGTCGCGGGGGTGGTCTTCGGCGTCGTGTGCGGCGGGATCGTCGGCCGTGAGGTGGAACGCGTCGGCGGCCACCTGCCCGACCTGCGCCGGGAGGGGTTGCGTGCGCTGTCGGTGCTCGGCGGGTTCGTCGCGCTGTGCGCCGCCGCCGTCCGCGTGCTGGCCTGGGTGCTCCCGCACGCGTTCTGA
- the nadD gene encoding nicotinate-nucleotide adenylyltransferase, with amino-acid sequence MRNGAPIRRLGVMGGTFDPIHHGHLVAASEVAHHFDLDEVVFVPTGQPWQKADKTVSAVEDRYLMTVIATASNPRFSVSRVDVDRPGPTFTIDTLREIAAIYGPEVELYFITGADALAQILSWRDADELFTMAHFVGCTRPGHVLHDPGLPKGRVSLIEIPALAISSSECRQRVAAGEPIWYLVPDGIVQYINKRGLYRDPEH; translated from the coding sequence ATGAGAAACGGGGCTCCCATCAGGCGGCTCGGCGTGATGGGCGGGACGTTCGACCCGATCCATCACGGCCACCTGGTCGCGGCCAGCGAGGTCGCCCACCACTTCGACCTCGACGAGGTGGTGTTCGTGCCCACCGGGCAGCCGTGGCAGAAGGCGGACAAGACCGTCTCCGCCGTGGAGGACCGCTACCTGATGACGGTGATCGCCACCGCCTCCAACCCGAGGTTCTCGGTCAGCCGGGTGGACGTCGACCGGCCGGGACCGACGTTCACGATCGACACCCTGCGCGAGATCGCCGCCATCTACGGGCCGGAGGTGGAGCTGTACTTCATCACCGGCGCGGACGCCCTGGCGCAGATCCTGAGCTGGCGCGACGCCGACGAGCTCTTCACCATGGCCCACTTCGTCGGCTGCACCCGCCCCGGGCACGTCCTGCACGACCCCGGCCTCCCCAAGGGAAGGGTCAGCCTGATCGAGATCCCCGCGCTCGCCATCTCCTCCTCGGAGTGCCGCCAGCGCGTCGCCGCCGGCGAGCCCATCTGGTACCTGGTCCCCGACGGAATCGTCCAGTACATCAACAAACGCGGCCTCTACCGCGACCCGGAGCACTGA
- a CDS encoding histidine phosphatase family protein produces MSDRRGAGRRVVFWRHGQTLWNVEHRFQGHTDIPLDETGLAQAARAAALLAALRPSLIVSSHLRRAQDTASALGALAGLDVKVDKDLRERGGGEWEGLTRAEIAAGWPAEYAAWEAPGGEEVSEVADRVVAATRRWLAHLEDGGLMVVASHGAAIRLGLARLLGLPEGLWSILGGLGNCAWSVVHEGTSGWRLLEHNAGTLPEPVNSDDRPESAPIAT; encoded by the coding sequence GTGAGTGACCGGCGGGGCGCAGGCCGCCGCGTCGTCTTCTGGCGCCATGGGCAGACGCTCTGGAACGTCGAGCACCGGTTCCAGGGCCACACCGACATTCCCCTGGACGAGACCGGCCTGGCGCAGGCCGCCCGGGCCGCCGCGCTGCTCGCCGCCCTGCGGCCCTCGCTGATCGTCTCCTCCCACCTTCGGCGCGCCCAGGACACCGCGTCCGCGCTCGGCGCCCTCGCCGGGCTCGACGTCAAGGTCGACAAGGATCTGCGCGAGCGTGGCGGCGGCGAGTGGGAGGGCCTGACCCGCGCGGAGATCGCCGCCGGGTGGCCCGCCGAGTACGCCGCCTGGGAGGCTCCGGGCGGCGAGGAGGTGAGCGAGGTCGCTGACCGGGTCGTGGCCGCCACACGCCGCTGGCTCGCGCACCTGGAGGACGGCGGCCTCATGGTCGTCGCCTCGCACGGCGCCGCGATCCGCCTGGGCCTCGCCCGCCTGCTCGGCCTGCCCGAGGGGCTCTGGTCGATCCTCGGCGGCCTCGGCAACTGCGCCTGGTCCGTCGTCCACGAGGGCACCAGCGGCTGGCGCCTCCTCGAACACAACGCGGGAACGCTTCCGGAGCCGGTCAACAGCGACGACCGCCCCGAATCCGCCCCCATCGCGACCTGA
- a CDS encoding ATP-binding protein — protein sequence MITIPGGVEVATWEVPYNPAEVRAARHKVRATLTSWFLMDVADDVELVVAETLANAISHGAPPIQLALWRSAHELWVRVTDHGGGRPRRLTPGPQAVHGRGLSIVAALATESGVVFLAGRPGKVVWARWALPEVPLPRSAQDPEARVRRGSLS from the coding sequence GTGATCACGATCCCTGGCGGGGTGGAAGTGGCCACGTGGGAAGTGCCGTACAACCCCGCGGAGGTACGCGCGGCACGGCACAAGGTGCGGGCGACCCTCACCTCCTGGTTTCTCATGGACGTGGCCGATGACGTCGAGCTGGTGGTGGCGGAGACGCTCGCCAACGCGATCTCCCACGGCGCGCCCCCGATACAGCTCGCGCTGTGGCGATCGGCTCATGAGCTGTGGGTCCGTGTCACCGATCACGGGGGCGGCCGGCCTCGGCGTCTCACTCCAGGACCGCAAGCGGTCCACGGGCGTGGGCTTTCCATCGTGGCCGCTCTGGCTACGGAGTCGGGGGTCGTCTTCCTCGCCGGCCGGCCTGGCAAGGTCGTGTGGGCGCGGTGGGCGTTGCCCGAGGTCCCCCTCCCCCGATCAGCTCAGGACCCGGAGGCGAGAGTGAGGCGCGGCAGCCTCTCATGA
- a CDS encoding glutamate-5-semialdehyde dehydrogenase gives MSEAEDFVKVAHAAREAAAALAPLPRAPKDAALRAVADALVAQAKEIVEANALDIEAARQGGTAEAMIDRLRLDERRVEAIAAAVREVADLPDPVGEVVRGTTLPNGLELRQVRVPLGVVGIIYEGRPNVTVDAAALCLKSGNAVLLRGSSSAYRSNSVLVTVMQEALAGTEVPAGAVQLVPGTTRESVKHLMRARGLVDVLIPRGGASLINAVVEESTVPVIETGVGNCHVYVDADADLGLAMEILVNAKTQRPSVCNAAETLLVHAAVADAFVPAALARLAAEGVTVHGDERVASYGASSGADVRPATDEDFQKEYLSLDIAAAVVDSLEGAVAHIRRYGSAHTDAIVTRSQRAARRFVALVDSAAVAVNASTRFTDGGEFGFGAEIGISTQKLHARGPMGLPELTSTKWVYTGEGHLRTSTGTVIAAERAE, from the coding sequence ATGTCTGAGGCCGAGGACTTCGTGAAGGTCGCCCACGCCGCGAGGGAGGCCGCCGCCGCGCTCGCGCCGCTGCCTCGTGCTCCGAAGGACGCCGCGCTGCGCGCCGTCGCCGACGCCCTGGTGGCCCAGGCCAAGGAGATCGTCGAGGCCAACGCGCTCGACATCGAGGCCGCCCGGCAGGGCGGCACCGCCGAGGCCATGATCGACCGGCTGCGCCTGGACGAGCGGCGCGTCGAGGCCATCGCCGCCGCGGTCCGCGAGGTCGCCGACCTGCCCGACCCGGTCGGCGAGGTCGTGCGGGGGACCACGCTGCCGAACGGGCTGGAGCTGCGGCAGGTCCGCGTGCCGCTCGGCGTCGTCGGCATCATCTACGAGGGCCGTCCCAACGTCACCGTCGACGCCGCCGCGCTGTGCCTCAAGAGCGGCAACGCGGTGCTGCTGCGCGGCTCCTCCAGCGCCTACCGCTCCAACTCGGTGCTGGTCACCGTCATGCAGGAGGCCCTGGCCGGCACCGAGGTGCCCGCCGGCGCCGTCCAGCTCGTGCCCGGCACCACCCGCGAGTCGGTCAAGCACCTCATGCGGGCCCGCGGCCTGGTCGACGTGCTCATCCCGCGCGGCGGCGCCTCGCTGATCAACGCGGTGGTGGAGGAGTCCACGGTGCCGGTCATCGAGACCGGCGTGGGCAACTGCCACGTCTACGTCGACGCCGACGCCGACCTCGGCCTGGCCATGGAGATCCTGGTCAACGCCAAGACCCAGCGTCCGTCGGTGTGCAACGCGGCCGAGACGCTGCTCGTGCACGCGGCCGTCGCCGACGCCTTCGTCCCGGCGGCCCTGGCCCGGCTCGCCGCCGAGGGCGTGACCGTCCACGGCGACGAGCGCGTCGCCTCCTACGGCGCCTCCTCGGGGGCGGACGTGCGGCCGGCCACCGACGAGGACTTCCAGAAGGAGTACCTGTCGCTGGACATCGCCGCCGCCGTCGTCGACTCGCTGGAGGGGGCCGTCGCGCACATCCGGCGCTACGGCTCGGCGCACACCGACGCCATCGTCACCCGCTCCCAGCGGGCCGCCCGCCGGTTCGTGGCGCTGGTGGACTCGGCGGCGGTGGCGGTCAACGCCTCCACCCGGTTCACCGACGGCGGCGAGTTCGGGTTCGGCGCCGAGATCGGCATCTCCACGCAGAAGCTGCACGCCCGCGGCCCCATGGGCCTGCCCGAGCTGACCTCCACCAAGTGGGTGTACACCGGCGAGGGCCACCTGCGCACCTCCACCGGCACGGTCATCGCCGCCGAACGCGCCGAGTGA
- a CDS encoding arginase family protein has product MTTVLCVPQWQGSGAEGAPRLVEGARRAAELAGGGARVTAPVLEAPGEHRDGVRALDVLVENLRLTRRALDGIDDVVVTVGGDCGADLAPIAAARARYGDELTVLWIDAHPDLYLPHTVPTGAFHGMILRTLLGEGPAELVPACPLAPEQVIIAGVRAGDPVEREYLGRAPVRTYGVAELDEAVDGLSGPVYVHIDLDVLDPGSFRSVCYPEPDGVVPEALAEAVARLDHVVGAAITEHAPPDGPADPGEAEVIRRIAAALPVWNGGR; this is encoded by the coding sequence ATGACGACGGTCTTATGCGTGCCGCAGTGGCAGGGATCCGGCGCGGAGGGGGCGCCGCGGCTGGTGGAGGGGGCGCGGCGTGCCGCGGAGCTGGCCGGGGGCGGGGCGCGGGTGACGGCGCCGGTGCTTGAGGCGCCCGGAGAGCACCGGGACGGGGTGCGGGCGCTCGACGTGCTCGTGGAGAACCTGCGGCTGACCCGGCGGGCCCTGGACGGGATCGACGACGTGGTGGTCACCGTCGGCGGCGACTGCGGCGCGGACCTGGCGCCGATCGCCGCCGCGCGCGCCCGGTACGGCGACGAGCTCACGGTGCTGTGGATCGACGCCCACCCCGATCTCTACCTGCCGCACACCGTCCCGACCGGCGCCTTCCACGGGATGATCCTGCGCACCCTGCTCGGGGAGGGGCCCGCCGAACTCGTCCCGGCGTGCCCGCTGGCGCCCGAGCAGGTGATCATCGCGGGCGTGCGGGCGGGAGACCCCGTCGAGCGCGAGTACCTCGGCAGAGCGCCCGTCCGGACGTACGGCGTGGCCGAGCTGGACGAGGCGGTCGACGGGCTCAGCGGGCCGGTGTACGTGCACATCGACCTGGATGTGCTGGACCCGGGGTCGTTCCGCTCCGTCTGCTACCCCGAGCCGGACGGGGTCGTGCCCGAGGCGCTGGCCGAGGCTGTGGCGCGACTCGATCACGTCGTCGGGGCCGCCATCACCGAGCACGCGCCGCCCGACGGGCCGGCCGACCCCGGCGAGGCCGAGGTGATCCGCCGGATCGCGGCGGCGCTGCCGGTGTGGAACGGCGGCCGGTGA
- a CDS encoding M48 family metallopeptidase — MTTTTPDRNRVQLPGISSRAYEHPADRSALVAMRSLSGFDSVLKRMSGLFSERRLRLMFLASSVRASETQFRALYDMGRDSAYLLDLHRIPEIYVQQDPKPNAMAIGFDDPFIVVNTGLLDLMDEEELRFVVGHETSHILSGHAVYGTMLAILTRLATRVAWIPLGYIGLRIIVTALEEWHRKAELSADRGGLLCGQDPEAGMRALMKLAGGSRLHEMNIEAFLDQAREYDTAGDVRDGLLKVLNLLGTTHPFAVMRVAELDRWRRGGEYEAILAGNYPRREDDANASISEEVKAAARSYRESWAQSQDPFIGVLRDVAEGAVNAGERIFNRFARRDGSN, encoded by the coding sequence ATGACCACCACCACCCCGGATCGCAACCGCGTACAACTGCCCGGCATCAGTTCGCGGGCATACGAACATCCGGCCGACCGTTCGGCCCTGGTCGCGATGCGCTCCCTGTCCGGCTTCGACTCCGTGCTCAAGCGCATGTCCGGCCTGTTCAGCGAGCGTCGCCTGCGGCTGATGTTCCTCGCCTCCTCCGTGCGCGCCAGCGAGACCCAGTTCCGCGCCCTGTACGACATGGGGCGCGACAGCGCCTACCTTCTGGACCTGCACCGGATCCCGGAGATCTACGTCCAGCAGGACCCCAAGCCGAACGCCATGGCGATCGGCTTCGACGACCCGTTCATCGTGGTCAACACGGGCCTGCTCGACCTCATGGACGAAGAGGAGCTGCGCTTCGTCGTCGGGCACGAGACCTCGCACATCCTGTCCGGGCACGCCGTCTACGGCACGATGCTGGCGATCCTCACGCGGCTCGCCACCCGCGTGGCGTGGATCCCGCTCGGCTACATCGGGCTGCGCATCATCGTCACCGCCCTTGAGGAATGGCACCGCAAGGCCGAGCTCTCCGCCGACCGTGGCGGTCTGCTCTGCGGCCAGGACCCCGAGGCCGGCATGCGCGCCCTGATGAAGCTGGCGGGCGGCTCGCGCCTGCACGAGATGAACATCGAGGCGTTCCTCGACCAGGCCCGCGAGTACGACACCGCCGGTGACGTGCGCGACGGCCTGCTCAAGGTGCTCAACCTGCTCGGCACCACCCACCCGTTCGCGGTGATGCGCGTGGCCGAGCTGGACCGCTGGCGGCGCGGCGGCGAGTACGAGGCCATCCTGGCCGGCAACTACCCGCGCCGCGAGGACGACGCCAACGCCAGCATCTCCGAAGAGGTCAAGGCCGCCGCGCGCTCCTACCGCGAGTCGTGGGCCCAGTCCCAGGACCCGTTCATCGGCGTGCTGCGCGACGTCGCGGAGGGCGCCGTCAACGCCGGTGAGCGCATCTTCAACAGGTTCGCCCGCCGGGACGGCAGCAACTGA